From Nocardioides daedukensis, the proteins below share one genomic window:
- a CDS encoding EamA family transporter, producing MTATGPRLASGLGFALLSAASFGLSGSLARGLLDQGWSAGAAVTVRVAIAALVLLVPAAMALRGRWHLLRNASGMVAIYGVVAVAGCQLCYFYAVEHLQVGVALLIEYTAPVAVVVWLWLRHGHRPGRLTLAGALVAAAGLVLVLDVVSGARLSAVGVLWALGAMVGAATYFVLSADEDNGLPPIVLAGGGLSVGALALGLAGAIGIVPMQAATRDVEYAVGSVPFWVPLLALGLVTAALAYTTGIAAGRRLGSRLASFVALSEVLAALAAAWLLLDELPRALQLVGGVLILAGVVLVKMGEKDIRTLEEDGLPVI from the coding sequence ATGACGGCCACCGGGCCCCGGCTGGCCTCGGGCCTCGGCTTCGCGCTCCTCTCGGCGGCCTCCTTCGGGCTCTCCGGGTCGTTGGCCCGCGGGCTGCTCGACCAGGGCTGGAGCGCCGGCGCCGCGGTCACCGTCCGGGTCGCGATCGCCGCCCTGGTGCTGCTGGTCCCGGCCGCGATGGCGCTGCGTGGGCGTTGGCACCTGCTGCGCAACGCCTCGGGCATGGTGGCCATCTATGGGGTCGTCGCGGTAGCCGGCTGCCAGCTCTGCTACTTCTATGCCGTCGAGCACCTGCAGGTGGGCGTCGCGCTGCTGATCGAGTACACCGCTCCGGTCGCCGTGGTGGTGTGGCTCTGGTTGCGCCACGGCCACCGGCCGGGACGACTCACCCTGGCCGGCGCGCTGGTGGCTGCCGCCGGACTGGTGCTGGTCCTCGATGTGGTCTCGGGCGCACGGCTGAGTGCCGTGGGCGTGCTCTGGGCACTCGGCGCCATGGTCGGAGCCGCCACCTACTTCGTGCTCTCCGCCGACGAGGACAACGGACTGCCGCCGATCGTGCTGGCCGGCGGCGGGCTCTCGGTCGGTGCGCTCGCGTTGGGCCTGGCGGGCGCGATCGGCATCGTCCCGATGCAGGCAGCCACTCGCGACGTCGAGTACGCCGTCGGTTCGGTGCCGTTCTGGGTGCCCCTGCTGGCGCTGGGCCTGGTCACGGCAGCGCTCGCCTACACCACGGGCATCGCCGCGGGCCGTCGGCTGGGCTCGCGACTGGCCTCGTTCGTCGCGCTCAGCGAGGTGCTGGCCGCGCTGGCGGCGGCCTGGCTGCTGCTCGACGAGCTGCCCCGGGCGCTGCAGCTCGTCGGTGGCGTGCTGATCCTGGCCGGCGTGGTGCTGGTCAAGATGGGGGAGAAGGACATCAGGACCCTCGAGGAGGACGGGCTCCCCGTGATCTGA
- a CDS encoding 3-hydroxyacyl-CoA dehydrogenase NAD-binding domain-containing protein, with the protein MTDTSATNEQISRELVLPYLNHAVRMFESGYASATDIDNAMRFGCGYPQGPLATIDEIGVQQVRDELAARFSESGDNLHKPADLLEKLAAEGTTFASGAAGADAEAPQLKHEITKVGVVGTGTMASGIVQVFAQAGYDVVFVGRGEDKIAGVVAFIEKGLGRLVEKGKLDEDTKAAVLGRLTGSTSREDLADVDLVVEAIAEDLEIKTQLFKDLDRIAKPGAILATTTSSMPITQLGEVTSRPESVIGMHFFNPATVMKLVEVVTTSATSADVDQTVLALCAKVKKVAVSCADRSGFIVNALLFPYLNDAVKIVDEGRADIDTVDAAIKEQAGFPMGPFQLLDVVGNDVSLAIQQELHTEFKEAGFAPAAGLEKVVAEGNLGRKTGKGFHTYN; encoded by the coding sequence ATGACTGACACCTCAGCCACCAACGAGCAGATCAGCCGCGAGCTGGTCCTCCCTTACCTCAACCACGCGGTCCGCATGTTCGAGAGCGGCTACGCCTCGGCGACCGACATCGACAACGCGATGCGCTTCGGCTGCGGCTACCCGCAGGGCCCGCTGGCCACCATCGACGAGATCGGCGTCCAGCAGGTCCGTGACGAGCTGGCTGCGCGTTTCTCCGAGAGCGGCGACAACCTGCACAAGCCGGCCGACCTGCTCGAGAAGCTGGCCGCCGAGGGTACGACGTTCGCGTCCGGTGCCGCCGGTGCCGATGCCGAGGCGCCGCAGCTGAAGCACGAGATCACCAAGGTCGGTGTCGTCGGCACCGGCACGATGGCCTCGGGCATCGTCCAGGTCTTCGCCCAGGCCGGCTATGACGTCGTGTTCGTGGGTCGTGGCGAGGACAAGATCGCCGGTGTCGTGGCGTTCATCGAGAAGGGTCTCGGTCGCCTGGTCGAGAAGGGCAAGCTGGACGAGGACACCAAGGCTGCGGTGCTCGGTCGCCTGACCGGGTCCACCAGCCGTGAGGACCTGGCCGACGTCGACCTCGTCGTCGAGGCCATTGCCGAGGACCTCGAGATCAAGACGCAGCTCTTCAAGGACCTGGACCGGATCGCCAAGCCCGGCGCGATCCTGGCCACCACCACCTCGTCGATGCCGATCACCCAGCTCGGCGAGGTCACCTCGCGCCCCGAGTCGGTCATCGGGATGCACTTCTTCAACCCGGCCACCGTGATGAAGCTGGTCGAGGTGGTCACCACCTCGGCGACCTCGGCCGACGTGGACCAGACCGTCCTGGCGCTGTGCGCGAAGGTCAAGAAGGTCGCCGTCTCCTGCGCCGACCGCTCCGGCTTCATCGTGAACGCGCTGCTGTTCCCCTACCTCAACGACGCCGTCAAGATTGTCGACGAGGGCCGCGCGGACATCGACACGGTCGACGCCGCGATCAAGGAGCAGGCCGGCTTCCCGATGGGACCGTTCCAGCTGCTCGACGTGGTCGGCAACGACGTGTCGTTGGCGATCCAGCAGGAGTTGCACACCGAGTTCAAGGAGGCCGGCTTCGCGCCGGCCGCCGGGCTCGAGAAGGTCGTCGCCGAGGGCAACCTCGGTCGCAAGACCGGCAAGGGCTTCCACACCTACAACTGA
- the ccrA gene encoding crotonyl-CoA carboxylase/reductase, which translates to MQHILDAIQAGDTSAEDFANLELPESYRAVTVHKDEVDMFEGIPSKEKDPRKSLHVEDVALPELGPGEAYVAVMASAINYNTVWTSIFEPVSTFGFLERYGRLSELTKRHDLPYHVVGSDLSGVVLKTGPGVTKWNAGDRVVAHCLSVEMESADGHNDSMLDPEQRIWGFETNFGGLAEIALVKSNQLMPKPEHLTWEEAASPGLVNSTAYRQLVSKNGGDMKQGDNVLIWGASGGLGGFATQYALNGGANPICVVSNEEKAEICRKMGAELIINRSDEKWQFWNEEGTQQNPKEWLRLGKKIRELTGGEDIDIVFEHPGRETFGASVFVTRKGGTITTCASTTGYMHEYDNRYLWMNLKRIVSSHFANYRESWEANRLIAQGKIHPTLSRTYTLDQVGQAALDVHHNKHQGKVGVLALSPSEGLGVLNTELREKHIDKINAFRGV; encoded by the coding sequence GTGCAGCACATTCTTGACGCGATCCAGGCCGGCGACACCAGCGCCGAGGACTTCGCCAACCTCGAACTGCCCGAGTCCTACCGGGCCGTCACGGTCCACAAGGACGAGGTCGACATGTTCGAAGGCATCCCGAGCAAGGAGAAGGACCCGCGCAAGTCCCTCCACGTCGAGGACGTCGCCCTTCCCGAGCTGGGACCGGGCGAGGCCTACGTCGCCGTGATGGCGTCCGCGATCAACTACAACACCGTGTGGACCTCGATCTTCGAGCCGGTCTCCACCTTCGGCTTCCTCGAGCGCTACGGCCGCCTCTCCGAGCTCACCAAGCGTCACGACCTGCCCTACCACGTGGTGGGCTCGGACCTGTCCGGCGTCGTGCTCAAGACCGGCCCCGGTGTGACCAAGTGGAACGCCGGCGACCGCGTCGTGGCGCACTGCCTGTCGGTCGAGATGGAGTCGGCCGACGGCCACAACGACTCGATGCTCGACCCGGAGCAGCGCATCTGGGGCTTCGAGACGAACTTCGGTGGTCTCGCCGAGATCGCCCTGGTCAAGTCGAACCAGCTGATGCCCAAGCCCGAGCACCTGACCTGGGAAGAGGCTGCCTCCCCCGGTCTGGTCAACTCCACCGCCTACCGCCAGCTCGTCTCCAAGAACGGTGGCGACATGAAGCAGGGCGACAACGTCCTGATCTGGGGCGCCTCGGGCGGCCTGGGCGGCTTCGCCACGCAGTACGCGCTCAACGGTGGCGCCAACCCGATCTGTGTCGTCTCCAACGAGGAGAAGGCCGAGATCTGCCGCAAGATGGGCGCCGAGCTCATCATCAACCGTTCCGACGAGAAGTGGCAGTTCTGGAACGAAGAGGGCACCCAGCAGAACCCCAAGGAATGGCTGCGACTGGGCAAGAAGATCCGTGAGCTCACCGGCGGCGAGGACATCGACATCGTCTTCGAGCACCCGGGCCGCGAGACCTTCGGTGCCTCCGTCTTCGTCACCCGCAAGGGCGGCACCATCACCACCTGCGCGTCGACCACGGGCTACATGCACGAGTACGACAACCGCTACCTGTGGATGAACCTGAAGCGGATCGTCTCCTCGCACTTCGCCAACTACCGCGAGTCGTGGGAGGCCAACCGCCTCATCGCCCAGGGCAAGATCCACCCGACCCTGTCGCGCACCTACACCCTGGACCAGGTCGGCCAGGCCGCGCTCGACGTGCACCACAACAAGCACCAGGGCAAGGTCGGCGTGCTGGCGCTCTCCCCCTCCGAGGGCCTCGGCGTGCTCAACACCGAGCTGCGCGAGAAGCACATCGACAAGATCAACGCCTTCCGCGGCGTCTGA
- the mce gene encoding methylmalonyl-CoA epimerase, whose translation MSAPVDIPKNLFVCIDHVGIAVPDLDEAIAFYRDTFGMEVAHEEVNEEQGVREAMVQINSEGGDTTTQRIQLLAPLNDQSTIAKFIDRSGPGLQQLAYRVTDVEQVSAILRERGLRLLYPEPKRGTSNSRINFIHPKDAGGVLVELVEPAASPEH comes from the coding sequence ATGAGCGCACCTGTCGACATCCCCAAGAACCTGTTCGTCTGCATCGATCACGTCGGCATCGCCGTTCCCGACCTGGACGAGGCGATTGCCTTCTATCGCGACACCTTCGGCATGGAGGTCGCCCACGAGGAGGTCAACGAGGAGCAGGGCGTCCGTGAGGCCATGGTCCAGATCAACTCCGAGGGCGGCGACACCACCACCCAGCGGATCCAGCTCCTGGCACCGCTCAACGACCAGTCCACGATCGCCAAGTTCATCGACCGCTCCGGCCCCGGCCTGCAGCAGCTGGCCTACCGGGTGACCGACGTGGAGCAGGTCTCCGCGATCCTGCGCGAGCGTGGCCTGCGCCTGCTCTATCCCGAGCCGAAGCGCGGCACGTCGAACTCCCGGATCAACTTCATCCACCCCAAGGACGCCGGTGGCGTCCTGGTGGAGCTGGTCGAGCCCGCGGCGTCCCCGGAGCACTGA
- a CDS encoding VOC family protein — MTGQAVTGPDTTGPVVARTVQITFDCADPDALAGFWNEALGYEYAAPPPGFSTWQEALDKLGVPTEERNRASASVDPAGTGPRLFFQRVPERKSAKNRVHLDVRAAPGLEGEERMTALEAEASRLLALGATRVERFEPAPPMGAGFIVMRDPEGNEFCLD; from the coding sequence ATGACTGGGCAGGCCGTGACTGGGCCCGACACGACCGGCCCCGTCGTCGCGCGCACCGTGCAGATCACCTTCGACTGTGCCGATCCTGACGCCCTCGCCGGCTTCTGGAACGAAGCGCTCGGCTACGAGTACGCCGCCCCACCGCCCGGCTTCTCCACCTGGCAGGAGGCGCTGGACAAGCTCGGCGTCCCGACCGAGGAGCGCAATCGCGCCTCCGCCTCGGTGGACCCTGCCGGCACCGGCCCGCGGTTGTTCTTCCAACGCGTCCCCGAGCGCAAGTCGGCCAAGAACCGGGTGCACCTCGACGTACGCGCCGCACCGGGCCTCGAGGGCGAGGAACGAATGACCGCTCTCGAGGCCGAGGCCAGCCGACTTCTCGCGCTCGGCGCCACCCGGGTCGAGAGGTTCGAGCCGGCGCCGCCGATGGGCGCCGGGTTCATCGTGATGCGGGACCCGGAGGGCAACGAGTTCTGCCTGGACTGA
- a CDS encoding alpha/beta fold hydrolase — translation MSDSDLHVTNLGESGPRVAFCHGLFGQGKNWTAIAKAISDDHRVSLIDMPNHGRSPWTEHLDYPEMAEQVAELFDADDPVALVGHSMGGKISMLLALLHPELVERLVVVDMSPVDYPGQSEFAGYIDGMQALDLASMSTRAEADEALSEAAPNRTVRSFLLQNLRRDSGGQGWRWMPNLDLLGRELPVLGGWPADRVEATTYDGRVLWVAGAESPYVKDDYAPAMEALFPRVAKVTIKNAGHWVHSQQPEVFTEVLRRFLATKP, via the coding sequence GTGAGTGACTCCGACCTGCACGTGACGAACCTCGGCGAGAGCGGCCCGCGGGTCGCCTTCTGCCACGGACTCTTCGGCCAGGGGAAGAACTGGACGGCGATCGCCAAGGCGATCTCCGATGACCACCGGGTCTCCCTGATCGACATGCCCAACCACGGACGCTCCCCGTGGACTGAGCATCTCGACTATCCCGAGATGGCCGAGCAGGTCGCCGAGCTATTCGACGCCGACGACCCGGTCGCCCTGGTCGGTCACTCGATGGGCGGGAAGATCTCGATGCTGCTGGCCCTGCTCCACCCCGAGCTGGTCGAGCGGCTGGTGGTCGTCGACATGTCGCCCGTGGACTACCCGGGGCAGAGCGAGTTCGCCGGCTACATCGACGGCATGCAGGCGCTGGACCTGGCCTCGATGAGCACCCGCGCCGAGGCCGACGAGGCGCTGTCCGAGGCCGCCCCCAATCGCACCGTGCGCAGCTTCCTGCTCCAGAACCTCCGTCGCGACAGCGGTGGCCAGGGCTGGCGGTGGATGCCCAACCTGGACCTGCTCGGCCGCGAGCTGCCGGTGCTCGGCGGCTGGCCCGCGGACCGGGTGGAAGCAACGACGTACGACGGTCGCGTGCTGTGGGTGGCCGGAGCGGAGTCGCCCTACGTCAAGGACGACTATGCGCCGGCGATGGAGGCGCTGTTCCCGCGGGTGGCCAAGGTGACCATCAAGAACGCCGGACACTGGGTGCACTCGCAGCAGCCCGAGGTCTTCACCGAGGTGCTGCGACGGTTCCTGGCCACGAAGCCATGA
- a CDS encoding DinB family protein: MPAQAPPVIDERDGLRAYLIQQQDAFRAVIFGLTDEQAGATPTRSALSVGALVKHAAHNQVTWAAHALAAPNPVSDDRPLEEVYADRERNITWLPTDTVADVLAHFDEVSSAVLEAIAAVDLDAPVPVPDAPWNPKDITAWSVRWVWLHLIEELARHAGHADIIRESIDGATMFELIAGREGWPETEWLKPWRKEESSK, translated from the coding sequence ATGCCTGCCCAAGCTCCCCCGGTCATCGATGAGCGCGACGGTCTGCGTGCCTACCTCATCCAGCAGCAGGACGCGTTCCGCGCCGTGATCTTCGGACTCACCGACGAGCAGGCCGGCGCGACGCCGACCCGCAGCGCTCTCAGCGTCGGCGCGCTGGTCAAGCACGCCGCACACAACCAGGTCACCTGGGCTGCCCACGCCCTGGCCGCCCCGAACCCGGTGAGCGACGACCGTCCCCTCGAGGAGGTGTACGCCGACCGCGAGCGCAACATCACCTGGCTGCCGACCGACACCGTGGCCGACGTCCTGGCCCACTTCGACGAGGTGTCGAGCGCCGTGCTGGAGGCCATCGCAGCGGTCGACCTCGACGCCCCGGTCCCCGTTCCCGACGCGCCGTGGAACCCGAAGGACATCACCGCCTGGTCCGTGCGGTGGGTGTGGCTGCACCTGATCGAGGAGCTGGCCCGCCACGCCGGTCACGCGGACATCATCCGGGAGTCGATCGACGGCGCCACCATGTTTGAGCTGATCGCCGGTCGCGAGGGTTGGCCCGAGACGGAGTGGCTCAAGCCGTGGCGCAAGGAAGAGTCCTCCAAATGA